DNA from Ictidomys tridecemlineatus isolate mIctTri1 chromosome 12, mIctTri1.hap1, whole genome shotgun sequence:
TATAGGAAAAAGTCTATAACTCCTATACCAAATTTTCATCGGTCTCATTGGCCTGCAGCCACTCCTGTTAATTATTGTCACTTTTGTATTAGGGAGAGTTGAATAGTTAGTTGCACCAGAAACTATATCCTATAAAGTCTAATGCATTTGCAGGTTAGCCCTTTATAACAAGTTTTCAATTTCTGCTATAGAGTCAAGGGAAATACATTGGCCCAGACAGGTTTAAAAAGTAAAGTGAGTTATGAAGTGATCCTCAATTCCTAAGGTTGCCAGATcactttctaaaatttcttcagaattttaaaCCATCTagttgtttttcttgttgttgttgttttcttgttattttcctATTATCTGAATTTAGGGtccaactttcttttcttctggatGCACTACCTATCTGTATATTTGTACAATCCTTTTTCTCACTATTTGAAATAACATTAATGTTTTGTATTCTATTAATATGTATGTAACTTATACTTAAAGTGCTCTctcctcttccattttttttctttgtttattctaatACCAGTAATAATAGAGCTTGGGGGTTTGGGGGGCGgtgagaggtactggggattgaactcggggacacttgaccactgaaccacatccccagccctattttgcattttatttagagacagggtctgactgagttagttgcttagcgcctcgctcttgctgaggctgggtttacacaattctcctgcctctgcctcccacaccgctgggattataggcatgcaccacagcacctggcaatAATAAGAGTTTTGATGCGGTGACTTTGTGTAGTGTGTTTAATAATCATAAAGCACTTTCCCTTGCCCagttttttttactgtcttttttccTATATGAGCATTAAGATAATTTCATTCAATTCATTAGAAATCTATGTAGGGAttctgataaaattataaaagttaacTTTAGGGAGagtgacaattttatttttttatccaggTTTTTTAGATCTGTGCTTTGTATAATTTAGATGTTATGGGTTTTAACCAAGGTAGGAAATTCAATATTTCTAATAtacagaaaattttttattttttaaattttttacagtacagaggattgaacctagaattttatgcatgccaggcaagtgttctactactaagctacaatcccctgttcaaaagaaattttttttttagacctTTTGGGAAAGCATCACAAATCAATTCAgtagagagtgagtttggagaaaatatttttaacatgtgaTTATAGTCATTACCATATATAATATGCAAAGGGTTCTTACAAACTGATGATAAAGATGAGCAACctaatggaaaaatgagaaaatgatagGAATTGACCCTTCACAAGATTgcaaatttaaatattgaatacaCATTTAATAAGGTGCACAATCACAACAGCAGTCAACAGAATTTTTTTACCATTTCAGAAATTCAATAGCATGAAAAAATTGTTGCCAAGGAAAGGAGTATTTCATATACTGCTGGTAGAAATGTCTGTTGTTTGAGTCTTTTTGAAAAGTAATTCCACATATCTAGTTATACACACgctgatgttctttttttttgttttttagttgtagatgaacacaataactttatttatttttatgtggtgctgaggattgaacccagtgccttccacgtgctaggcaaatgctctaccactgagctataacctcagcccaaTACattgtgtgtgggttttttttgggggggtgggggattgAACcgtatgcatgctagacaagcactctaccaactgagctatatccccagccccacgctAATATTCTTTATTCTAGgaacatacagaaataaaagcaCTAGTATACATCTCTATAAGAATACTAGTTGCAGCTTTCTTGATTATGGGGAAATGTTAGGGGAAAAAAGTATATGTCATTTGGAAACTGGTAAATTGAGTTATATTCATATAACAAAATAGTATGTAGCCATTTTAAAGAAGGATAAAAACTAGGCCaaatgagctgggtgtggtgcctCATGCCTATAATCTATCTCAGTGGCttacgaggctgaggcaggaagatttcaagttcaaagccagccttggcaatttagcaatgctataagcaattcagtgagaccttgtctctaaataaaatattttaaaaggctgggaatgtggctcagtggctgagtgttgctgagttcaatcccccataccttcccccccaaaaaattatagGCCAGATGACTTGAAGAGACTTCAATGGTTTAATCTGTGAGAAACATAAACTGTGTACATATCTTGGAACCACTTctgtaaaacaaataataaacccTTTTCAGTTGTTTTTGTATAATCATTAAAGAATGGAgtggaaaggaagaggagaagtaaATGGGAAGAGCTTGTTTTGATATTACTTTCCTGTAGGGGGATTGAGACCCaaggctgtaccactgagctacatcctcaaccctttttatgttttattctgagATAATAAAATGTCTCACCAAGTCACTGAGACTGACTTTgagcttttgatcctcctgcctcagcctccccagttgctgggattacagacatgtgccaccaaacctgtgtggaaaggaaatttttttttatttatatgtggtgctgagaatcaaacccagtacctcacacatgccaggcaagtacgctactactgagcctcaaccccagccctgcaaaggaattttttaaaaacaaaatatttagattaaaatatcgacaagccaggtgcggtggcaaacacctgtaattccagcagctcacaaggctgaggcaggaggattgagatttcaaagccagcctcagcaaaagggaggcactaagcgattcagtgagaccctgtttctatataaaatacaaaatagagctggggatgtggctcagtggttgagtgcccctgagttcaatccctagtaccaaaaaataatacatatatatatatatatttacatttatagacATCAGCCAGGAGTAGTGATGTATGCCTGTAACCCtatcaactcaggaggctgaggcaggaggattctaagttcaaggccagcctcatcaacttagcaaggccttaagtaatttCATGAAACCCTGTACCAAAATACAAAAGGGCCgggtttgtggttcagtggttgagtgtccctgggttcaatccttggtacaagtGAATAAAAAAGCTAggcacaggctggggatgtggctctagtggtagcacgctcgcctggcatgcgtgcggcccgggttcgatcctcagcaccacataccaacaaagatgttgtgtccgccgagaactaaaaaataaatattaaaaattctctctcactctctcctctctcactctctctttaaaaaaaaaaaaaaaggcacagtggtgcatgcctgtaatctcagcaacttagcaatatcctgtctcaatataaaaattaaaaattaaaaaagacatccATAATAAGCAGCTTAATAGGTGATAGCTAGTGCACCTCTGTAAAATTAAATGAACAtacattcttttctaaaatgaaagcCAAATACCATACAAAcacctttccctttctttgtaaGCTTTCCCTGGCTTATTCTTTGAACCAGGTTGGACCAGATGGTTTGATGAAGTTGAATGGCTCAGCCCTTAATAATGAGTTCTTCACTTCAGCAGCCCAAGGCTGGAAGGAAAGATTATCAGAAGGTAAGTGTTCTGCCTCTGGTTGCTCAGAATCTGCACTTGGAACAACAGTGACAGTATATTGGCACTTTTCCGCCTTGTGGGGTATTTAACCATTTGGAAGGTAAAAGACAGGAAGTTTCTAAAAGATAGAATTCGCTATCCTATATGAAACATAATACTAAATTTTTTATCTGGAGCCTCTATAACCAAGTACACTCCACATAGAGTCCACCAAGTGTGTTTCTTCAGTGATTTAAAGTCATcttagaaacttaaaaaatggaTTTGCAGGCCCTGTTACTAAAGATTTTGATTCAGTAATTCTACATTAGTGCCTGGGAATTGAAATTCCAAGCTTACTAATAATAAGCAAAGTGTACAATTATTTTATAGTGCTGGGCATCACAGCAccataaaataattaatactaattattaattattaatctaATACTTTTCCTTTCCTGAGATAACCTCTTTGTTATTGGCAGCCCCAATGGAACCAACAGAAAAGGAATCAGAACATTTAAAATTGTACTATTGAGATATATGTACATACTGTAAAATTCACTTATTTGAAGCATACTGTTAAGTGGTGtcagaacattttaataaatatgaacCATGACTGAGAATTACTGACCATGGTCACTAGTGCCTTGTGTACCATGCTTCTAATCCTGATTTAACAGATTTATTGAGGGCAAATAATAGAGTATTAAAAAGttactgattgattgattttgcaAGCACTGTATATAGTATTTGTCAGCATTAGAAATTCTTAACCCTGAATGCTCAAAACACCTCTTAAGTTTTTATAAACATTTGATGTCCAGGTACCTCCCTGAGTAATTTTAATTACTCTAGGTTAGTACCCAAGGGTTagtatttgggtttttgttgttattgttgtttaagGTTTTCCCATGTGAGGCTAATATTCAACAATAATTAAAACCGCTGGGTATTACATCTGTTCTTTGGTATACCTGGAATACAAAATTATACTTGAGAGTTATATTATGCCAAAGAACAGCTTAAAACAAGTGTGAGACCTTTAAAGTAAATACATTTGTAAGGAGAGCATTAGGAATGCTATTCGCTGCTTAGTTTTTGTCACATCTCAACAGTTAAAATGATTAGGTAATAGATATCTGTTATTGGTCACTGTGATTGTTAGtgtcttccctcctccctccccctctcttgtGCTCTGGATTGAACTGAGGACCTCATGCATGTCATAGGTTTTATGCTCTCCTACTGAATGATACTCCTAGCCTTGCTGATTGCTTttgtcctttctcttttcttcagatttcctttttctgaagaaattgaaaacataagCACTTTAAAACATGTCAATTACCAATAccttttttaaacaataaattaGTTAAGGATAAATAGGTACTATCAACAATGATACCTCAATAGTTAtcggtattctttttttttttttacatccaaGCAAATGATTGTCTATTGTCATATGATCATATTTTATGAGTAACCAAAACTTTGAACACTGTACATTTATGAACAGAGATCAGTACTGTTTATCCCTCATTCTATGATACATAATAGAACCAATACCACAAGTTCTAGAACAGATTCTGAAAgctaaatttctctttttctgtttatttactcATGACTGTGATGTATGTGGTCCTCTaatacttttcctttcctttttactGTCAGGAGATCTTAAACTTcaaattcttacatttttatcTCCTACTCTCTGATGGTTCTGGGTATTAGAGCATGAAAGGGTACAGCCTTTCCTAGCCATAAGTTTGAAGATGGCCTACCAAACACATTTACTGTTCTCTGCTGATGGAGTGGGAAAGATTGAGGTGGTTGGTAGTATATGCAAATAAAAGGCGAATTCAGAGTAGCTCAGTTTGGGGCATGTTGAGTATCCTGTAGCTAGGGCATTAGATTGCTGGTTTCTGAAAAAATTAGATAACTAACAACTCCAGAATAATTTCCTACTTGGAATGATTTCTTATTTGGAATCTCAAATGCCTTTAAGCAAACCATCACTTTTCATTATGTAGTTAGAGGTAAAAGACCTAAGGTAAAATTTTCCTTAGAGAAACATATCATTCTTTTTCTGGTAGAAAATAAATTagaggggctaggattgtggcttagcaATAGAGCGCTatcctagcacgggtgggacccaagtttaatcctcagcaccacatataagtaaaggcattatgttgtgtccatctacacataagaaatttttaaaaatatttttaaaaaaagaaaataagaaattcaagaTTAGAGACTAAAGAAATTTGTATGGAATATGACGAATATGATGTTTCATGTAGGAGGAAGGTACTACTGGGAAGAAGTCCAGAGAAAAGGCACTGTCGTCCTCAGCTGTGTATTGAAAACTACATGGAGTTGtatataaacatgtttttatttcatctagtGATATTTAAGTCTACTTTACAGTGAGGTATTTGGGGAAGTTTCTGTTACTTTCACATAATAGTACTCTGATTTCCGTATGagtttttcttgatttataaatAGTTAAAAGTTACAAAAGGGCATTTTTCTATTCagtatcttttttgttgttgttgttttgttttgtttttttgttacaTTACAGGTGAGTTTACACCTGAGATGCAGGTGAGAATTCGACAAGAGattgagaaggagaaaaaagtggAACCATGGAAGGAACAATTCTTTGAAAGCTACTATGGTCAGAGGTAATAATTAATAAGCCAAATTCTGTAAACCGTACATTAATTCCTGCACATATGTCATATAATGCTTTACCTGAGCAGaaatttttccttcaatttttatttcaacaattCTTTACCGAGAAGctgttttttgtatttgtttttgttttgtttttgttttctcataccagggattgaactcagcggcacttgatcactgagccacatccccagccctattttgtattttattttcagacagggtctcactgagttgcttagtgcctcaccgttgctgaggctgactttgaactcatgaccttcctgtctcagcctcccgagctgctgtttttgttttttaatcatcttGAATTAGTATCCATTCCTTGAAAAAGATGAACAACAATAACCAGTTTCCTATAggtgggttttttgtttattttgattttttttgtttgtttgttttttgaggcagTATCTTGCTAAGTGGACTTAAACTTacagtctttctgcctcagtctcctgagtagctgggatgatagGCTTGTGTCATCACACCCAGCATacatccttattttctttttcttttttttttttttaaagagagagtgagggggacagagagagagaatttcaacatctatttattttttcttagttctcggcggacacaacatctttgttggtatgtggtgctgctgaggatcgaacctgggacgcacgcacgccaggcgagcgcgctaccgcttgagccatatccccagccccctacatCCTTATTTTCAAAGAACTGTGGTCAAATAGTTTTTTCCCAATAAAAATCTAAgtgaaatcattttttatttgttttaattagttatatataataatggAGTGTCTTTGTTTGAAATAGGATTGAACACCCAGGctgctatttgttctttttttttttttttttttttttttaatctccaggTAGTGTTCATTGATCCCCTTCACAGTTCTTTAGGGTAGATTCTTTTTGAGATTAAGTATCTCAAACTCtcattttttctgtgttctttgcttttttttctcccagattaAATCAAAGCCTAAATGCATATGATATGCAAGCATACCACTCAGAAACACCTAattgtttttttgtgatgctggggattgaacccagggctttgtgcatgcctggcaaacactctaccaactgagccatatcccgaGCACCTCCCTACATTATTGAGTTTTGAGCTATGTAAATGATGATGTATATATTTGGGCCATATTACAGGTAACAGTAATTCtgttaatatttatttgcttCCTCCTTGTTAGGCATATGTAACACATTACAGCATTTTCATCTATTACTTTTTGCCAGCTGTTATAGAACAGTTTTGGGGGCGTTAttgggattgtgtgtgtgtatggtactgtagatcaaacccaggccttaacaaatgctaggcaaatatTGTAtggtgagctatatccccagcccagtaggACTGTTTTTGATAACTGCCTAGTTTTGCCGTTGGCTATACCCTCTCATGTGTTGTACTGACTTGAAGTCACCAGAGaggatttcattgatttttgactGTTatgtaatattattaaatattaagaagAGTCATTAATGACCCTTAAAGATTAGCTTAGCTTTTTAGCCAGGACACACTGTGGAACTCCCAGTTACACCATAGAACAATGTAGCAGCACACTCTCAAAATTTTAGAGCTAGACCAAGGAAGATTTGAATAGACTTTTTGAAAATTCAGTTATAATTCTCAGCTTCTGGAGAGTATCAATAACCAGTTTCCTATAGTTTCCTCTGGATTCCCTTAGATTTCTTGGGCCAGCCTTTCTACAAGTACTGCAGAACAAAATTGGTCACAGTCCAAACCAAGTCCCAGGGTCAGGGTTCTTGGCCTTCTTTTTCAGGTCCTCATAGTTAGTCTGTAATACATATCTCTAGACAGTATGACCCCCCCCCCATAAGCAGAAGTAATAATAGTGATAACCACTAGTATTGAGTTTTACGTACTTCCAATGAAATAATCATCATAGCAACATTATGAAGTCATTAACCCCAATATAcagttgaagaaactgaggtgcataaggctAGTCTATTTATTCAATATCACATGGACATCTGGTATCAGAGCCAAGATTTGAACTGGGCCCTCTGGCTCAAGAACATTCACTATTATTAATAATAGTGAAGATAAGTAAGGCaccatggtgcacgcctgtaatcccagcagcccagtaggctgaggcaggaggatcacaagttcaaagccaaccttagtaaaaagcaaagtgctaagcaactcagtgaaaacctgtgtctaaataaaatacaaaatggggctggggatgtggctcagtggttgagtgcccctgagtttaatccctggtacaccccaaaacaaaaaaagaataatgaagatAATACATGAAAATTAGCTACTATGTGTCAGGGGTTTTTCTAAACATTTGTCCTATTCCATTTTCTCATAATGCTTCAGTAACATGTGCTATctcacaattaaaatattttcttatttcacctTTTAGTTCTGGGTTGAGCCTTGAAGATTCAAAGAAATTGACAGCTTCCCCCAGTGATCCCAAAGTAAAGAAAACCACAGCTGAGCAACCAAAATCTATGCTTCCTTCAGAGGCCTCTCCTGTCAAAATACTCCCAGGCATTTCCCAGTCAGAATGTAAAGAAGAAGCAGTACAAATGCCTTCACCAGTCAAAAAAGAAGAACACGAAAGCCAAGATGAGGCACAGCCTAATGTCAAATTCACAGAGCCCCTTCTTGCCTCAGCTACCAGTGCAAATGAGCTTACTGGCATTTTTCCCATCAAGTGCCCGAAGGATGAGGATCCCTTGGAGCAGAAACCACTTGCCTCTGCTGCACAGGAATCTGAGAAAGAGAATTATCATACCACAGTTTCTAATTATAATAAAAGTGAAAGCCAAGAAGCTGTAGTTACATCCCTAACCAAACCCAAGAGTCCTGGGCTGGAAAAACCAATAATGAAGCCCACAGCAGAAGCAGGACCCCAGGAGACCAGCAGCAAAGAACCTCCCACAACTCTTGTTGATCAGAGCCCAGAAAACCTCAAGAGAAAATCTTCTCTGACTCAAGAAGAGGTCCCTGGAAGCTGGGAGAAAAGACCACGTGTCACTGAGAATCGCCAACAGCCATTTCAGGTGTCGACACAGCCCTTTCTCAATAGAGGAGACAGGGGCCAGGTGCGCAAAGTACCACCTCTCAAGGTAGGAGAACAGAGAGAATTGGAAAGGAGAGATGGCCTAAACAATAGGTTTTTGATATTCTTACTAAATTTCAAGTAATAAATGGTATTTCTTAATGTAAAAACATTTGTAGGatataaaattcagttttaagTATAATATATGATGTAAAATATGTGAACTTTTGACACATCTCTAACTTCTGAGTTAATAATCAATTTTTCAGCACTGTTGACTTGAGAAATTAATAGAAGTCTTCAGTGACCTCTTTCcagaaaaattgtattttttggaacttaaaggcttttttttttttttttttaaacaaggtgCTCTAGAACATGTCTTAGAATTATTTGTTCCTTTAAACTCAGTCATCTATTAGAAGTGTCCACATTTTGTGATGCACTGCAAAATACTGTGTAGGACAGGAGtccgattcttttttttttttttttttaatttattttcttagttgtaggtggacacaatgtctttattttattttattttttttttaagagagagagagagagagaatttttttaaatattttttttttttaaagttctcggcggacacaacatctttgttggtatgtggtgctgaggattgaacctgggctgcatgcatgccaggcgagtgcgctaccgcttgagccacatccccagcccctttattttatttatttatttttatattgtgctgaggatcgaacccagtgcctcatacatgtgaggcaagtgctctgccactgagccacaatcccagcccaagattcTTTTATGATATGAAAATTAGTGGTTTCAAATCTGATAGTCATTAGCACaagcagctttttatttttttattttttatttatttattttaatatttatttttttagttattggtggacacaacatctttgtttgtatgtggtgttgaggatcgaacccgggccgcacacatgccaggcgagcgcgctaccgcttgagccacatccccagcccacaagcagcttcttagaaacaaattttttttctctagcagTTCTAATTTGTAAATTTTGGGATTAGGACCCAAAGTACAAATAATACCAGCCAGGCATGAGAATGACTTGCAAACATGCTCCTCTCCCTTATGAGTGGGCAGAGTAGAAGGCACCTAGAAGCAAACTTGAATTGCTCAGTCCTAGATGTCCCATGTTTTTATGGGTGCTATTATGTTTACCTGCTCTAAAAACGTAAGGATTATCATGAAGTTTTGTCTGTCTCATAAATGAAAACTAAGccttgttgtgttttttttcctcccctattTCTTTcagatcccagtctccagaatctccCCCATGCCGTTTCCTACATCGCAGGTCTCTCCCAGGGCTCGTTTTCCAATCTCCATCACTAGTCCTAACAGAACAGGAGCCAGAACTCTTGCAGACATCAAAGCAAAAGCCCAGCTGGTCAAAGCACAGAGGGCAGCAGCTGCAGCTGCCGCAGCCGCCGCTGCAGCCGCCTCAGTTGGAGGGACCATTCCAGGACCTGGCCCTGGGGGTGGACAAGGTCCAGGAGAGGGTAGTGAAAGAAAAACTGCTAGAGGAGGGAGTCCAGGCTCAGATGGAGTCAGTGCAACTGGAAAGGGCCCCACACTGGAACTGGCAGGAACTGGAAGCAGGGGAGGTACGCGAGAGCTTTTACCCTGTGGTCCAGAGACTCAGCCCCAATCTGAGACCAAGACCCCAGGCCAGGCACAGCCTCATAGTGTCTCTGGAGCACAACTACAGCAAACCCCCTCAGTGCCTCCAGCATCTGCCATCAGTGGAGCATGCACGAGTGTCCCATCACCAGCTCACATAGAGAAATTGAACAGTGAAAAACTGAACCCTGCCAGGGCATCAGTCACAGTGGCTTCCCCTAGCCACCCACAAGGGCCTAGTAGTCACAGACAGGAGAGAGCCTCTTCTTCTCCAGCAGGCTCTGCTCTGATCTCAGGAGCTTTGCCCATTTCTATTGTAGCTGTTGGCACAGTTGAATCCAAAGCAGATTCTAATATGAACACACCAAATCCTTTAGTCTCAGCCAAGACAACTGCTAGTGCAGTAGTGGATACATCCCCTACCCCTTTAACATCATTATTGACAACAGCCACTTTAGAAAAGCTTCCTGTACCCCAGGTCAGTGCAACTGTAGCATCTGTTGGGTCAGCTTTGTCCTCGAGCATTTTGTCAGCAGCTTCTAGCCTTAAAACCCCAGGAACTTCTTCTACAAGTGTGAATGGGCCCATTTCAAGACCAAGCTCTAGTATCCCAGCTAATAATCCTTTAGTTACTCAGCTGCTCCAAGGCAAAGATGTTCCCATGGAGCAAATTCTGCCTAAACCTCTCACCAAAGTTGAAATGAAAACTGTACCACTGACTACTAAAGAGGATAAAGGGATGGGAGCACTCACAGGCACCAACATAACAGAAAATAGCACCAGAGAGGAAGTTAATGACAGACAGTCCCATCCAGCTATCCAGCAGCTGGGGAAAACCGTGCAGAGTAAGCAGCTTCCCCAGGTTCCAAGGCCCCTGCAGGTCTTTT
Protein-coding regions in this window:
- the Asxl2 gene encoding putative Polycomb group protein ASXL2 isoform X4 → MWTYLFGGHHYQPTAVSSRLSQPSSPHSGCPSPTIPAGKVISPSQKHSKKALKQALKQQQQKKQQQQCRPSMSISSNLPLKSVKSSDSATTKPAIWEGKQSDGQSSSPQNPNSSFSSSVKVESPLLGLGKKSFQRSDRLHTRQMKRTKCADIDVETPDSILVNTNLRALINKHTFSVLPGDCQQRLLLLLPEVDRQVGPDGLMKLNGSALNNEFFTSAAQGWKERLSEGEFTPEMQVRIRQEIEKEKKVEPWKEQFFESYYGQSSGLSLEDSKKLTASPSDPKVKKTTAEQPKSMLPSEASPVKILPGISQSECKEEAVQMPSPVKKEEHESQDEAQPNVKFTEPLLASATSANELTGIFPIKCPKDEDPLEQKPLASAAQESEKENYHTTVSNYNKSESQEAVVTSLTKPKSPGLEKPIMKPTAEAGPQETSSKEPPTTLVDQSPENLKRKSSLTQEEVPGSWEKRPRVTENRQQPFQVSTQPFLNRGDRGQVRKVPPLKIPVSRISPMPFPTSQVSPRARFPISITSPNRTGARTLADIKAKAQLVKAQRAAAAAAAAAAAAASVGGTIPGPGPGGGQGPGEGSERKTARGGSPGSDGVSATGKGPTLELAGTGSRGGTRELLPCGPETQPQSETKTPGQAQPHSVSGAQLQQTPSVPPASAISGACTSVPSPAHIEKLNSEKLNPARASVTVASPSHPQGPSSHRQERASSSPAGSALISGALPISIVAVGTVESKADSNMNTPNPLVSAKTTASAVVDTSPTPLTSLLTTATLEKLPVPQVSATVASVGSALSSSILSAASSLKTPGTSSTSVNGPISRPSSSIPANNPLVTQLLQGKDVPMEQILPKPLTKVEMKTVPLTTKEDKGMGALTGTNITENSTREEVNDRQSHPAIQQLGKTVQSKQLPQVPRPLQVFSTKDLRESSIDTHQYQEGLSKTTQDQILQTLIQRVRRQNILSFVPPSQFNFTHSGFQLEDISTSQRFMLGFAGRRTSKPAMAGHYLLNISTYGRGSESFRRTHSVHPEDRFCLSSPTEALRMGYTDCKNTTGDSSSSKEDETDEESTGDEQESVLVKEEPQASQSSGKHDTSSGPHSRETPSNNDCLANKNVKAEKPVNEQATVSKENYLFARGQTFDEKTLARDFIQAAQKQMAHAVRGKTIRSSPELFNSTALSLPADSPTHQPLLLPSLQTPKLYGSPTQIGTSYRGMINVSTSSDMDHNSAVPGSQVSSNVGDVMSFSVTVTTIPASQAMNPSSHGQTMPVPAFPEENSIEDTPSKCYCRLKAMIMCKGCGAFCHDDCIGPSKLCVSCLVVR
- the Asxl2 gene encoding putative Polycomb group protein ASXL2 isoform X1; this translates as MLHTNSRGEEGIFYKVPGRMGVYTLKKDVPDGVKELSEGSEESSDGQSDSQSSENSSSSSDGGSNKEGKKSRWKRKGPTWIIQVDLLISRYLIASAKTLSPNKVTFTGSGNWMWTYLFGGHHYQPTAVSSRLSQPSSPHSGCPSPTIPAGKVISPSQKHSKKALKQALKQQQQKKQQQQCRPSMSISSNLPLKSVKSSDSATTKPAIWEGKQSDGQSSSPQNPNSSFSSSVKVESPLLGLGKKSFQRSDRLHTRQMKRTKCADIDVETPDSILVNTNLRALINKHTFSVLPGDCQQRLLLLLPEVDRQVGPDGLMKLNGSALNNEFFTSAAQGWKERLSEGEFTPEMQVRIRQEIEKEKKVEPWKEQFFESYYGQSSGLSLEDSKKLTASPSDPKVKKTTAEQPKSMLPSEASPVKILPGISQSECKEEAVQMPSPVKKEEHESQDEAQPNVKFTEPLLASATSANELTGIFPIKCPKDEDPLEQKPLASAAQESEKENYHTTVSNYNKSESQEAVVTSLTKPKSPGLEKPIMKPTAEAGPQETSSKEPPTTLVDQSPENLKRKSSLTQEEVPGSWEKRPRVTENRQQPFQVSTQPFLNRGDRGQVRKVPPLKIPVSRISPMPFPTSQVSPRARFPISITSPNRTGARTLADIKAKAQLVKAQRAAAAAAAAAAAAASVGGTIPGPGPGGGQGPGEGSERKTARGGSPGSDGVSATGKGPTLELAGTGSRGGTRELLPCGPETQPQSETKTPGQAQPHSVSGAQLQQTPSVPPASAISGACTSVPSPAHIEKLNSEKLNPARASVTVASPSHPQGPSSHRQERASSSPAGSALISGALPISIVAVGTVESKADSNMNTPNPLVSAKTTASAVVDTSPTPLTSLLTTATLEKLPVPQVSATVASVGSALSSSILSAASSLKTPGTSSTSVNGPISRPSSSIPANNPLVTQLLQGKDVPMEQILPKPLTKVEMKTVPLTTKEDKGMGALTGTNITENSTREEVNDRQSHPAIQQLGKTVQSKQLPQVPRPLQVFSTKDLRESSIDTHQYQEGLSKTTQDQILQTLIQRVRRQNILSFVPPSQFNFTHSGFQLEDISTSQRFMLGFAGRRTSKPAMAGHYLLNISTYGRGSESFRRTHSVHPEDRFCLSSPTEALRMGYTDCKNTTGDSSSSKEDETDEESTGDEQESVLVKEEPQASQSSGKHDTSSGPHSRETPSNNDCLANKNVKAEKPVNEQATVSKENYLFARGQTFDEKTLARDFIQAAQKQMAHAVRGKTIRSSPELFNSTALSLPADSPTHQPLLLPSLQTPKLYGSPTQIGTSYRGMINVSTSSDMDHNSAVPGSQVSSNVGDVMSFSVTVTTIPASQAMNPSSHGQTMPVPAFPEENSIEDTPSKCYCRLKAMIMCKGCGAFCHDDCIGPSKLCVSCLVVR